One genomic segment of Mangifera indica cultivar Alphonso chromosome 6, CATAS_Mindica_2.1, whole genome shotgun sequence includes these proteins:
- the LOC123219729 gene encoding uncharacterized mitochondrial protein AtMg00810-like produces MTHPDISYAVQILSQFMHTPKQSHMDVGLRVIRYLKRCPGLGLLLPRKKDLKVTAYCDSDWGTCLMTRRSLTGFCLKLGDSLISWKTKKQSTVSLSSAEAEYKAIAKTTCKIIWVRGLLKDLRIETTELISCFVIIRQQMISQQIQFSMKEPSTLKLTATLSETKFKRES; encoded by the coding sequence ATGACTCATCCAGACATAAGTTATGCTGTTCAGATACTTAGTCAATTTATGCATACGCCAAAGCAATCCCACATGGATGTTGGTCTCAGGGTTATCAGATATCTTAAAAGATGTCCAGGCCTAGGACTATTACTTCCACGAAAGAAAGACTTAAAAGTAACAGCTTACTGTGATTCTGATTGGGGGACATGTCTTATGACTAGGAGATCACTCACAGGTTTTTGTCTAAAATTGGGAGATTCACTCATCTCATGGAAGACCAAAAAGCAATCCACTGTATCTCTTTCTTCAGCAGAAGCAGAATACAAGGCTATAGCAAAAACCACATGCAAGATTATATGGGTTCGTGGTCTACTAAAGGATCTTAGAATCGAAACCACTGAACTGATAAGTTGTTTTGTGATAATAAGGCAGCAAATGATATCACAACAAATCCAGTTTTCCATGAAAGAACCAAGCACATTGAAATTGACTGCCACTTTGTCAGAGACAAAATTCAAGAGGGAATCATAA